The genomic DNA TCGGCCAAGGCATCGAGTTCGACTACTGCTGCGTCCACGCATCGTTCGCGCTCCGGGAAGCCGGGTACGAGACGATCATGGTCAACTGCAACCCCGAGACCGTGTCCACCGACTACGACACATCCGACCGGCTGTACTTCGAGCCGCTCACGTTCGAGGACGTGCTCGCGATCGTCCGGGCCGAGAACCCGATCGGAGTCATGGTTCAGCTCGGCGGGCAGACGCCGCTGAAGCTGGCCGGCCGGCTCGCGGCAGCCGGCGTGACGATCCTCGGGACCCAACCGGACGCGATCGACCTCGCCGAGGATCGCGGCCGGTTCGGCGATGTGTTGAAGGAGCTCGGGCTGGCGCACGCTCCCTGGGGCCTCGCGCACTCCGTCGAAGAAGCGGAGAAGATCGCCGAGCGGATCGGCTATCCGGTGCTGGTGCGTCCGAGCTACGTGCTCGGCGGCCGCGGGATGGAGATCTGCTACGAGCCCGACACCCTGGCCGGGTTCGTGACGACGGCGACGGCGATCTCGCCCGACCACCCCGTCTTCCTGGATCGCTTCCTGGAGGACGCGATCGAGGTCGACGCCGACGCGCTCTACGACGGCGCCGAGCTCTACCTCGGAGGCGTCCTCGAACACATCGAGGAGGCCGGCGTGCACTCCGGCGACTCCGCCTGCGTGCTGCCGCCCCACACCCTGTCCAAGTCGCAGATCGGTCTGATCCGCGACGCCGTCGGAGCCATCGCTCGCGCGCTCGACGTCCGCGGGCTCATCAACGTTCAGTTCGCGGTCAAGGACGGCGCGCTGTACGTGCTCGAGGCGAACCCACGGGCGTCGCGCACGGTGCCGTTCGTCGCCAAGGCCACCGGCGCGCAGCTGGCGAAAGCCGCTGCGCGGGTCATGGTGGGGGAGTCGATCGCCTCGCTGCGAGCCGCCGGGATCCTGCCCGAGCACGACGCCCTCCACGCCGATCGCCTCAAGCACACTGCGGTGAAGGAAGCGGTTCTCCCGTTCGCGCGGTTCCCCGGGGTCGACACGCTCCTCGGGCCGGAGATGAAGTCCACCGGCGAGGTGATGGGGATCGACCGGACCTTCGGCGTCGCGTTCGCCAAGGCCGAAGAGGCCGCCGACGCCCGGCTGCCGCGATCAGGAACCGTGTTCGTGAGCGTCCGGGACCGCGACAAGCGGGCGATCATCCTTCCGGTGAAGCGGCTCGCTTCGCTCGGATTCCGCATCCTGGCGACCGAAGGGACCGGCGCGTCGCTGCAGCGGAACGGCGTGCCGCTGGAGATCGTGCCGAAGGTCGGGGAGGGGAGTCCCCACGTCGGAGACCTGATCGCCGCGGGAGACATCGCGCTCGTGATCAACACGCCCTCCGGCAGCGGACCCCGCCGCGACGGCGACTACATCCGGACCGCCGCCGTCCGGTACGGCATCCCGTGCATCACAACGCTCTCGGCCGTGCAGGCCGCCGTTCAGGGCATCGAGGAGCTTCTCGCAGCGGACACGACGGTCATGAGCCTGCAGGAGTACACGCGGTGAGCGCAGCGCTCGCGGAGGCGACCGTCGCCGAGGCGCGCGTGATCGGCGTCGAGCGCGTCGGCGACTACCAGGTGCTGTCGCTTCGCGCTCCGGAGATCGCCCGACGAACGATCCCCGGACAGTTCGTGATGCTGTCGTCGGGTGCGCTACTCCGGCGCCCGTTCTCCGTGTTCCGCGTCGAGGGAGACGCGGTCTCGGTCGCGTTCGACGTCATCGGCGCCGGAACGAGCTGGCTCGCCGGGCGCGCGCTCGGCGACGAGGTGTCCATCGTCGGCCCGCTCGGCACGGGCTTCTCGCTGGACGGCTCTGGTCCGGTGATCGCCGTCGGCGGGGGATACGGCGCGGCTCCGCTGTTCTTGCTCGCCGAGCGCCTGCGCGCCGCCGGGATAGAGGTGCACGGCGTGCTCGGGGCCGCGCGCGCCGCGCGCGTGTTCGGTGCCGACATCGCGGATCGGATCTTCGACTCGGTCACGTTCACGACCGACGACGGGTCACTCGGCATCCGCGGTCTCGTCACCGACGCGCTCAACGACCTGGCAGCGCGGACGCGCGCGTCGCGGATCGCCGCGTGCGGCCCTCTGCCGATGCTCGAGGCGGTCTCCACGCGGGCCCGAGAGCTCGGGGTGCCGTGCGAGGTCGCCGTCGAGGAATTCATGGCGTGCGGGATCGGCGTCTGCTGGACGTGCGTCCTCCCGATCGCAACCGGGACCGGCGAGCCGCGATTCGATCGGTCCTGCACGGAAGGCCCCGTCTTCGACGGATCGGCGGTGGCGTGGGGATGACCGCACCCGCCATCTCGATCGACCTCGCCGGGATCCGCCTCTCATCGCCCGTTCTCACCGCTTCGGGCTGCTTCGGATCCGGCCAAGAGATGAGCCGGTTCGTCGACCTGACGAGGCTCGGCGCCATCGTGTGCAAGACCGTGACCCTGAAGCCGCGGCGGGGCATCGCACCCCCCCGGGGAGCGGAGACCCCGAGCGGGATGCTCAACGCGATCGGCCTCCAGAACCCCGGCGTCGACGCGTTCATCGCGAAGGATCTTTCCTGGCTCGACAAGCGGAACGTGCCGGCGATCGCGTCGATCGGCGGCCAGAACGTCGAGGAGTACGTCGCCTGCGCGGAACGACTCCGCGAAGCGCCGGCGCTCGTGGCGATCGAGCTGAACCTCTCGTGCCCGAACCTCGAGGACCGAGGCTTCATGTTCGCCCTGTCCGCCGAGCGAACCGCCGAGGTCTGCGCCGCGGTGTCCGAGCAGGCGATGGTCCCGGTCTTCGCGAAGCTCTCACCCGACGTGACCGACCTCGTCACGATCGCCGATGCCGCGGTCAAGGCCGGCGCCGACGGCCTTTCCTTGATCAACACGACGCTCGGGATGGCGATCGATACCACGACCTTCCGGCCGAAGCTTTCGACGGGAACCGGCGGCCTTTCCGGGCCGGCGATCCGCCCGATCGCGGTGCGCTGCATCTGGCAGGTGCACCAGGCGATGCCGCACGTCCCGATCATCGGCATGGGCGGCGTTGCGTCCGCGGCGGACGCCGTCGAGCTGATCCTGGCCGGCGCGACCGCCGTCGCCGTCGGGACGGCGAACTTCTACGAGCCTCGCGCGACCGAGCTGGTGCGCCTCGGCATCGAACGCTTCCTGGAGACGAACGGCATCACCCGCCTGGACCAGATCCGCGGCCGCGTGAAGGTGGAAGGATGACGAACCCGCTCATCGTTGCGCTCGACGTTCCGACGCTCGAAGAGGCGTCGGCGCTCGCCGAGACGATCGGGGACGCGGCGGGCGGCGTGAAGGTTGGGCTCGAGCTGTTCTGCTCCGAAGGACCGCTCGCGGTCACGGCGTTCGACGCGCCGGTGTTCCTCGACCTCAAGCTGCACGACATCCCGACGACGGTCGGCCGAGCGCTTCGCGCGCTCGAGCCCGTGGCGCCTTGGATGGTCAACGTTCACGCGCTCGGCGGCCGCGCGATGATGCAAGCGGCGGCGGCGGCCAAACCCTCGTCCACGAAGCTGCTCGCGGTCACGATCCTGACGCACTTGAGCGACGACGATCTCCACGAGCTCGGTTTGCCTCCCGCGGGCGAGGCCGTTCCCGCGCTCGCCAAGCTCGCCGCCGAGAGCGGGTGCGACGGTGTCGTCTGCGCGCCGCTCGACGTCGAGCGTGTGCGGGCGGTCGTCCCGTCGGAGTTCCTGATCGTGACGCCCGGCGTGCGGCCGGCCGGCACGGACGACGACGAGCACGCGCGCAGCCTCGGCCCTGCCGAAGCGATCGCCGCCGGCGCGACGCACCTGGTCGTCGGCAGGCCCGTAACCCGCGCCGACGATCCGCGGGCCGCGGCCCAAGCGATCGTCGAAGGGATCCGCGCGTGAACCCGAGCGAGGTACGCGAGCTTTTCGAACGGCACGGCGCGATCTCGTCCGGTCATTTCAAGCTTTCGAGCGGGCGTCATTCGGATACCTACGTCCAGTGCGCGCGGGTCCTGGAACATCCGCGTGTCGCGGCATCACTCGCGAACGCGCTCGCCGATCGCTGCGGGGACCGGGTCGGCTTGGTCGTCTCGCCAGCGCTCGGCGGGCTGCTGATCGGCAACCTCGTGGCGCTTGAGATCGGGTGCCGGTTCCTGTTCACCGAACGGGTCGACGGTGCGATGGCGCTTCGACGCGGGCAGACGCTCGGCCCCGGCGAACGCGCTTTGGTCGTCGAGGACGTGATCACAACCGGGGGCTCGGCGGCCGAGGTGATCCGTCTGGTCGAGCGGGCCGGTGGAGTCATTGCGGGCGTCGCCTCGCTGATCGACCGCTCCGAAGGACAGCCTCCGTTCCACCTCGAAGCCCTCCTCGAGGTGGCCGCAGCCTCATGGGATCCGGCGGAATGCCCGCTGTGCGCCCGAGGAGAGCCGCTGCATACTCCGGGCAGCCGATCACTGTCAAACCCGGCCGCCTCCGGGTCCTCAGGGCGCTGACCTGCGCAAACGTTTGGAATCGTCCCACCCCGGTGGTATAGTCGCGCCGTCCTTAGACGGCCTCGCGAAGGAGGATTGGCCATGGCGCTTCCTCAGCTAACGGAGGAGCAGCGCAAGCAGGCCCTCGAGAAGGCCGCAGAAGCCAGACGTGCGCGCGCGGAGATCAAGCAGCAGCTCAAAAACGCCACTCTGACCCTGCCGCAGATCCTGAGCCAGCCCACGAACGAGACGACGATCGGGAAGATGAAGGTCGCCAGCGTCCTCGAGTCGCTCCCGGGGGTCGGCAAGGTTCGGGCCCGCAAGATCATGGAGCGGCTGGACATCTCGTCGACCCGCCGGGTTCGCGGCCTCGGTGCCAAGCAGAAGGAGGCCTTGCTGGCCGAATTCGGCGCCGGCAAAGAGGGCGGAGCCCCGGAAGCAGCACCGTCGGCCCCGGCAGCCGAGGCGGCTCCGGCTCCCGACGCTCCCATGGGAGGGCCCCTGGAAGGCGGCACGTTTTAGAGGCCGGCTCATCGTTCTGAGCGGCCCTTCCGGGGTCGGCAAGAGCACCATCGCCGAGGCGATCCTGCGCCGAAGGCCCGATCTGGAGACGGTCACGTCTCGCACGACGCGTCCACCGAGACCAGGGGACGGCGTCGGAAAGGCCTACGAGCACGTCTCGCCGGACGAGTTCGAGCGCCTCCGCGCCTCCGGCGAGCTTCTCGAGTCGGCCGTTGTTCACGGCGAGCGGTACGGCACGCCCCGCGAGCCCGTGGAGCGGCTGCTGGGCGAGGGGCGCGACGTGCTGCTCGAGATCGACCTCCAAGGCGCCCGACAGGTGAAGGCCCGGCGTCGGGACGCGGTGACGATCTTCCTCGAGCCCCCCTCCTGGGAGGCCCTCGAGAACCGTCTCCGAGCCCGCCGAACCGAGGACGACGAACGCCTCCGGCGAAGGCTCGAGACGGCGAAGGAGGAGCTCGCGGCGGCGGGGGAGTTCGACCACCGGGTGGTCAACGACCAGCTGGAACGAGCGGTCGATCAGGTTAACCGTATACTGAAGCAGGGCCCTCAAGGCGAGAAGCGATAGGCCCGCTCGACGAGGTGATGGCAAAGATGACGATGATGGAACCGAGGATCGACGAGCTGCTCGACCAGGTGGACTCTAAGTACACCCTGGTCATCATGGCCGCCAAGCGGGCGCGCCAGATCAACGCCTATTACAGCCAGCTGGGTGAGGGGATCGGCGAGTACGTTCCACCCCTCGTCCCGCACGCGCCCGACGACAAGGCGCTCTCGACTGCGTTGAAGGAGATCTCCGCGCAGAAGGTCGCCTACGAACGGCTGGCTGAAGGGATCAAGTGACCGGCCGGCCCCAGATCGACGCGGGCGTTCGATACGAAACCGCTCCGTGGATGGCCCACCCGCCCGCGCTCGGCTCGACCTCGAGGCCACGCGAGAAGTCGGGGCCGAACCGGAATGTCATCGGCCGGCTGAAGGGATCAAGTGCCCGGCCGGCCCCAGATCGACGCGGGCGCCCTCCGGGGCGCCCGGATCCTTCTAGGGGTCTCGGGCGGGATCGCCTGCTACAAGGCGGTCGAGGTCGCCCGTCTGCTCACCAAGCGCGGCGCTCGGGTCCAGGTCGTGATGACCGAAGCCGCTACGCGGTTCGTCGGCCCGATCACGTTCTCATCCTTGACGAAGCGTCCGGTCTATACGGGCCTCTTCGACGAGCAGGATCGGGTTCTCCACGTGCGCCTGGCGAGAGAAGCCGATCTCGTGCTGGTCGCGCCGGCCACCGCGAACGTGCTCGCGAAGATGGCCAACGGTCTCGCCGACGACCTCCTGTCGGCGGTTCTGCTCACCGCGACCTGCCCGATCGTGGTAGCGCCGGCGATGCACACCGAGATGTGGGAGCACGCGGCGACGCGCGCGAACCTCGCGACCGTGCGGGAGCGCGGCGTTACCGTGGTCGACCCCGAGGCCGGGGAACTCGCCGGCGGCGACGACGGCATCGGACGGCTGGCGGAGCCGGCGTCGATCGTCGAGGCGGTGGCCGAGACGTTCGCGCACGGCCGCGACCTCGCCGGCGTTCGGATGCTCGTGACGGCCGGCGGGACGCAGGAGCCGATCGACCCCGTCCGCTTCATCGGCAACCGCTCCAGCGGCAAGATGGGCTTCGCGATCGCGACCGAAGCCGCCCTCAGAGGCGCCGCGGTAACCCTGATCACCGGACCGACGTGGCTCGAGGATCCCGACCGCGTCGAGGTCGTTCGGATCCGGACCGCGGCCGAGATGCGAGACGTCGTCCTCGGTCGCTTCGCCGAGACGGACGTGGTCGTGAAGGCCGCCGCCGTCGCGGACTTCCGTCCCGTGAACGCCGCCGGTTCGAAGATCAAGAAGGACGAAGGCCTCCCCACGATCACGCTCGAGCGGACCGACGACATCCTGGCCGAGCTCGGCCGGACGAAGACGCACCAGCTCCTCGTCGGGTTCTCCGCCGAAACCGACGACGCCGTCGCGCAGGGACGCAAGAAGCTCGCCGCCAAGCACCTGGACTTCATCGTCGTGAACACCGTCGGGCAGGGCCGGGGGTTCGAGGTGGACGACAACGCCGCGGTCATCCTCGGCGCCGACGGAACCGAGGATGAGCTCCCGCTCCAGACCAAGCGATCCCTGGCGCGCGGCATCTGCGATCGCGTCGCGCAAGCGCGGAGACGCTAGCCGGACTCGTACGGCGGACCGTCGTTTCCGATCGCATTCTGAGGCCCCGGCCGGCCGGCCGGGCGCCGAAATCTTAGCGGAATGGCTGGTGCGTCTTCGCAGGTGGCGGTGCGGGAGAAAAGCTTCCGAAAGCGAACTCTTACCGTTGCCCTCTACCCTCCGGGAGGCCTCCAACCTATAATTCGGCCCGAAACCGTCCCCGAAAACCTCCAAGGAGAAGCAGATGTCCCGACGCTGGGTGTACACGTCCGAGTCCGTCACCGAAGGGCACCCGGACAAGATGGCCGATCAGATCTCCGACGCCATCCTCGACGCGATCCTGAAAGATGATCCCTTCGGCCGCGTTGCCTGCGAGACGTTCGTGACGACCGGCCTCGCGGTCATCGGCGGTGAGATCTCGACCTCGACCTACGTCGACGTTCCCTCGCTCGTGCGGCGCGTCATCATGGACATCGGCTACACACGAGCCAAGTACGGATTCGACGGTGAGACCTGCGGCGTCATCGTCGCCATCCAGGAGCAGTCCCCTGACATCGCGCAGGGCGTCGACCACGCGTACGAAGAGCGCGCCGGCGGGAGCGACGAACTCGACGGGCAGGGCGCCGGCGACCAGGGGATGATGGTCGGCTACGCGGTGAACGAGACGCCGGTCCTGATGCCGATGCCCATCTACCTCGCGCACAAGCTCGCGCACCGGCTCGCCGAGGTGCGCAAGGTCGGTCTCGTGCCGTACCTCCGGCCCGACGGAAAGACGCAGGTGACGGTCGAGTACGAGGACAACAAGCCGGTGCGCGTGAACGCGGTCGTCGTGAGCGCGCAGCACCAGCCCGACATCGACATCGAGACGCTCCTCACGCCGGACATCAGAGAGCACGTCGTCGATCCGATCCTGAACGACGTGGGTCTGGACTTCGACGGGTACAGCCTCTTCGTGAACCCGACCGGGAAGTTCGAAGTCGGCGGCCCGAAGGGCGACACCGGCCTCACCGGTCGCAAGATCATCGTCGACACCTACGGCGGCATGGCGCGCCACGGCGGCGGCGCCTTCTCGGGCAAGGACCCGACGAAGGTCGACCGCTCGGCCGCGTACGCCGCGCGCTGGGTCGCGAAGAACGTCGTGGCCGCGGGACTCGCGGAGCGCTGCGAGCTCCAGATCGCGTACGCGATCGGCGTCGCGCACCCGGTGTCGGTCACCGTCGAGACCTTCGGCACGGAGAACGTCGCCGTCGAGAAGATCGAGAAGTGCATCAAGGAGGTCTTCGACCTTCGTCCTGCGGCGATCCTCAGAGACCTCGACCTGCGCCGGCCGATCTACCAGAAGACCGCGGCCTACGGTCACTTCGGCCGTGAGGCCAAGGAGTTCACCTGGGAGCACGCGGGCCGGGCCGACGATCTGAAGAGCTGCATCTAGCCTTCGGTTGACCGACCGGAGGCCATGACGAGCTTCGCTTCGGTCGTCCTGGTCCATCCGTCGCTTTCCCATCTGGATCGGGCCTTCACGTACCGAGTCCCGGATGGGATGACGCTCGATGTCGGAGCGCGCGTCCGCGTTCCCTTCCGTCGGAAGAACCGCGAGGGGATCGTGGTCGAGCTCTTGGCGGAGTCCGACGTCGCGCGGACGCTCAACGTTGGTGACACCCTCGGCCCCGGCCTCGACCCGCAGACCGTCGAGCTGTGCCGGTGGGTGTCGTCGCATTACCTGTCCACCCTCGGCGAGGCCCTCGCCGCGGCGGTGCCCGACCGCGTCGTGGAGGAGGAGTCCGTCGAGCCGGCCGTCGCGCTTCGCGTTCGCGCCCGGTCGCTGACGTGGCTGCAGCGGTACCGTGGCGGCCACGCCCTGGCCCGCGCCATCGAGGGCGGCCGACACGCAGGATTCTCGTGGCGACCCGGCCCCGGCAAGGCGCAGGAGATCGCCGCGCTCGTTGCATCGGTGGCGGCCCTGGGACGTGGGGTGCTCGTGCTCGTCCCCGAGGTGCGCGTCGCGGGGGAGACGATCGACGCCCTGGCGCCGATGGGGGACGCCGTCGCCCGGCTCGGAAGCGATCGCAGCGCGCGCGAGCGATATCGGGACTGGCTCGCCCTCCGGTCGGGCGCCAAGCGGATCGCCGTCGGCGGGCGGGCGGCAGTGTACGCGCCGGTCGCGGACCTCGGCCTCGTCGTCGTGGACGACGAGGCGCACGTCTCCTACAAGGAACGTCGCGCACCTCGCATCAACGCGCGACCGGTCGCGCACGAGCGCTCCCGGAGGGCCGGAGCCGTTTTCGTCGCCGTCGGAACCCCGCCCAGCATCGAAGCCGGCGCCGCGGCCGAGCGCGGCGTGCTGGCCCCGGTCGGGCTTCCGCGGGCCGAGCTGCTCCGCGCCCGGCCGCCGGTGACCGTCGTCGATCGCTCACGCGAACCTTCGCGGCACGTTCCGCACGCCGAGACCCTGCGGCGGTGTCGCGCGGCGCTCGAGTCGGGGAAGCGGGTGGTCCTCTTGGCTCACCGCGCGGGGGACGCTTCCCGCTCGATCGCCTCCCGGACGTTCCGCGCGCTCCCGACCAAGACGCCGGCTCGGCTCGACGCACGCACGCCTCCCGAGGAGCTCGCGGCGGCGATCCGCGAGGCCGACTGCATCGTCGCGACCCCGGTGATCGCGAAGGACCTGGCGGTCGGAGGCGTCGGCATCGTGGCGATCGTCGAAGCCGACGCGGCGCTCGCCGTCCCCGAGTTCCGGGGCACCGAGGAGGCCTTCGCCACCTGGTGGCACGTCGCCCGGTGGGCGGCCGGCGGCTCGGTCGTCGTCGAGACCGCGGAACCGAAGCACCCCGCGATCCGCGCGCTCGTCCGTTGGGACGTCGAGGCGCTGTACCGCTTCGAAAGCTCTCGGCGCCGGGAAACGGGGTATCCTCCCTTCGCGAGCCTGGCGCGCATCGATGCTCCCGCCGCGCGCGCAGACGAAGCCGCGAAGGCGGTTTCGGACGCGGTGCCCGGCGGCGAGGTGCTCGGCCCGTTGGAGCGAGGCGGACGCGCGGTCGTGGTCGTGCGAACGTCGTCGCGGGCGGAGCTCCTGGACGGGCTCCGGCCGCTCGTCGAGGCCTGGCGTTCGTCCGGCGAGCCGTTCCGGGTGGACGTCGATCCGAGAGAGGTGTTGCCCTGATGGGTCAGCTCGACATCCGGCGCTTCGGCGACCCGATCCTGCGGTCGCCCGCGTCCGCCGTCACCGAGTTCGACGACAAGCTCGCCGCGCTCGCCGCCGACATGCGCGAGACGATGCTCGCGGCGCCCGGCGTCGGTCTCGCTGCGCCGCAGGTCGGCGTCCCGCGGCGGCTGTTCACGTTCGACTCCAGCGAGGAATCGGGGGCGTACGCGAACCCGGAGATCGTCTGGCGCTCGGAGGAGACCCAGGAAGGAGAGGAAGGCTGCCTGTCGATCCCGGGCATCTACTTCCCCGTGGTTCGAGCGATGCGCGTCCGCGTGAAGGCGCAGGAGCTCGACGGCTTGCCGATCGAACGCGACGCCGAGGGGTTCCTGGCTCGCATCTTCCAGCACGAGATCGATCATCTCGACGGCGTGCTGTTCGTCGACCGCCTGAATCCGGAACGCCGGCGCGAAGCGATGCGCACGATCCGCGAGGCCGAGCTCGGGATCTCGGATGCGCCGCCCGGCGATCCGGCCCGCGCGCTGTGAGACGCGGTGCGGGTCGTCTTCTTCGGTACACCTGAGCCGGCAGCCGTCGCGCTCGACGCTCTGCTGGCCTCGCGACACGAGGTCGCCGCCGCCGTCACCCAGCCCGACCGCCCGCGCGGCCGGAGCGGAACTCCGCAACCTTCGCCGGTCAAGGTGCGGGCGCTCGAGGCCGGCCTGCCGGTGCTCCAACCGTCCTCCCCGCGCGACGAGGGCTTCGCCGGAACGCTCGCCGGTTTCCGGCCGCAGGTGTGTGCCGTCGTCGCGTACGGCCACATCCTTCCGCCGGAAGTGCTGGCCGTGCCGCTGCGCGGCACCGTGAACGTGCACTTCTCACTCCTGCCCGCCTACCGGGGCGCGGCGCCGGTCCAGCGGGCGATCATGGCCGGAGAGACCGAGACGGGCGTCACCACGTTCCTCCTCGAGCCGACGGTCGACACGGGACCGATGCTCGTGCAGATCCGCGAGCGCATCGATCCCGACGACTCAACCGGATCGCTTCTCGAACGCCTCGCGCCCATCGGCGCCCGTGCGCTCGTGGACACCCTGGACGGCCTCGAGGCCGGCACCCTGGAGCCCGTCGAGCAAGACCCGGCGCTCGCCTCGCCTGCCCCAAAGATCAAGCCCGAGGAGGGTACGATCGACTGGAGACGACCCGCCCTTGAGATCGCCGACCTCGTTCGAGCGCTCGCCCCGTCTCCCGGCGCGCACTCAACCTTCCGCGAGAAGCGGATCAAGCTCTGGCGAGCGCGCCCGATCGACGGCGCGGCGGCAGAACCCGGCGCCGTCGTGGATGCCGGGAAGGACCGTCTCGTCGTCGCAACCGGTGACGGCCTTCTAGAGGTGCAGGAGTTGCAGCAGGAAGGGGCGAAAAGGCTCGAAGCCTCCGCATTCGTCCGCGGTCACCGTCCCCGGGCCGGCGAGACGTTCGGTTCCCTGTAACCCGCAGTCCCGGCGAGTAAAATCCGGGCGCCGGCTCGACCACGAAGGGTGATTTTGATCGCATACAAGCTCGCACCGTCGATACTCGCGGCCGACTTCGCGCATCTGGCCGACCACGTGGCGGCGGTGGAGAAGTACTCCGATCTGCTGCACGTCGACGTCATGGACGGCCATTTCGTCCCGCCGATAACGATCGGACCGGTCGTCGTGAAGGCGCTGCGCCGCGTCACCTCGCTTCCGCTCGAGTGTCACCTGATGGTCGACCGACCGGAGCAGCAGGTGGAGCAGTTCGCGGAGGCGGGAGCGAACTCAGTGGTGTGGCACCTCGAAGCCGCTCCGGATCCTCGTCCGGTGTTGCAACGGGCACGCCATCTCGGCTTGAAAACCGGGCTGGCGATCAACCCTGAAACGTCGTTCGAGTCGAGCGTGCCGTTCCTCGAGGACATCGACGTCTTGAACATCATGACGGTGCATCCCGGCTGGGCCGGCCAGGCGTTCCTCCATGACGTGCTGCCGAAGATCCGCGCCGCGCGAGAGTACGTCGAGTCCCGCGGGCTCCCGCTCGACATCTCCGTCGACGGGGGAGTGAACATCGAGACCGCCAAGCTGTGCCTGGAAGCCGGGGCCAACGTGCTCGGCGCGGCCACCGCCATCTTCGGGCAATCGGACGCTTCGACCGCTGCAGAGGAGCTTCGCCGGCTCATGGCAACCTACGACGGCGATAACCGCTGATGGCCGAGACGATCCTCGTCGCCGACGACGATCCCGCGATCCTCCGCCTGGTCGAGGTCAACCTCAAGCTCGAGGGCTTCGAGGTGATCACGGCCGTCGACGGCGAGGAAGCTCTCCGGCTCGTCCTGGAGACCATGCCGGCATTGGTGCTCCTCGACGTCATGATGCCGAAGCTGGACGGATACGAGGTTTGCACCCGCATCCGTGCGGACGGCCGGACGCGCCATGTGAACGTGATCATGCTGACCGCGAAGTCGCTGTCCGCCGACAAGATCGTCGGGCTTACCTCCGGCGCCGACGATTACGTATTAAAGCCGTTCGATCCGATGGAGCTGATCGCGCGCGTACGCTCGACCCTCCGTCGTACGAAAGAGATGCGTGCGCTCTCGCCGCTCACCGGCTT from Actinomycetota bacterium includes the following:
- the carB gene encoding carbamoyl-phosphate synthase large subunit, with product GVDTGGSNIQFAVDPTTGRQVIIEMNPRVSRSSALASKATGFPIAKIAAKLAVGYRLDEIQNDITRETLASFEPTIDYVVVKIPRFAFEKFPGTPAILGTSMKSVGEAMAIGRTFKEALQKGIRSLEQDRMGLNGDGKDPEGTKEELLEQIAKPSPDRIFGVEAALRAGASVEDVALATGIDPWFLHQIAEISRARSEIAVAAALDPESLRRVKRMGFSDFQLAHLTGRNEDEVREERTMAGIEPVFKTVDTCAAEFEAYTPYYYSTYEEESEVRPGTKPKVMILGSGPNRIGQGIEFDYCCVHASFALREAGYETIMVNCNPETVSTDYDTSDRLYFEPLTFEDVLAIVRAENPIGVMVQLGGQTPLKLAGRLAAAGVTILGTQPDAIDLAEDRGRFGDVLKELGLAHAPWGLAHSVEEAEKIAERIGYPVLVRPSYVLGGRGMEICYEPDTLAGFVTTATAISPDHPVFLDRFLEDAIEVDADALYDGAELYLGGVLEHIEEAGVHSGDSACVLPPHTLSKSQIGLIRDAVGAIARALDVRGLINVQFAVKDGALYVLEANPRASRTVPFVAKATGAQLAKAAARVMVGESIASLRAAGILPEHDALHADRLKHTAVKEAVLPFARFPGVDTLLGPEMKSTGEVMGIDRTFGVAFAKAEEAADARLPRSGTVFVSVRDRDKRAIILPVKRLASLGFRILATEGTGASLQRNGVPLEIVPKVGEGSPHVGDLIAAGDIALVINTPSGSGPRRDGDYIRTAAVRYGIPCITTLSAVQAAVQGIEELLAADTTVMSLQEYTR
- a CDS encoding dihydroorotate dehydrogenase electron transfer subunit — protein: MSAALAEATVAEARVIGVERVGDYQVLSLRAPEIARRTIPGQFVMLSSGALLRRPFSVFRVEGDAVSVAFDVIGAGTSWLAGRALGDEVSIVGPLGTGFSLDGSGPVIAVGGGYGAAPLFLLAERLRAAGIEVHGVLGAARAARVFGADIADRIFDSVTFTTDDGSLGIRGLVTDALNDLAARTRASRIAACGPLPMLEAVSTRARELGVPCEVAVEEFMACGIGVCWTCVLPIATGTGEPRFDRSCTEGPVFDGSAVAWG
- a CDS encoding dihydroorotate dehydrogenase encodes the protein MTAPAISIDLAGIRLSSPVLTASGCFGSGQEMSRFVDLTRLGAIVCKTVTLKPRRGIAPPRGAETPSGMLNAIGLQNPGVDAFIAKDLSWLDKRNVPAIASIGGQNVEEYVACAERLREAPALVAIELNLSCPNLEDRGFMFALSAERTAEVCAAVSEQAMVPVFAKLSPDVTDLVTIADAAVKAGADGLSLINTTLGMAIDTTTFRPKLSTGTGGLSGPAIRPIAVRCIWQVHQAMPHVPIIGMGGVASAADAVELILAGATAVAVGTANFYEPRATELVRLGIERFLETNGITRLDQIRGRVKVEG
- the pyrF gene encoding orotidine-5'-phosphate decarboxylase, whose protein sequence is MTNPLIVALDVPTLEEASALAETIGDAAGGVKVGLELFCSEGPLAVTAFDAPVFLDLKLHDIPTTVGRALRALEPVAPWMVNVHALGGRAMMQAAAAAKPSSTKLLAVTILTHLSDDDLHELGLPPAGEAVPALAKLAAESGCDGVVCAPLDVERVRAVVPSEFLIVTPGVRPAGTDDDEHARSLGPAEAIAAGATHLVVGRPVTRADDPRAAAQAIVEGIRA
- the pyrE gene encoding orotate phosphoribosyltransferase, producing MNPSEVRELFERHGAISSGHFKLSSGRHSDTYVQCARVLEHPRVAASLANALADRCGDRVGLVVSPALGGLLIGNLVALEIGCRFLFTERVDGAMALRRGQTLGPGERALVVEDVITTGGSAAEVIRLVERAGGVIAGVASLIDRSEGQPPFHLEALLEVAAASWDPAECPLCARGEPLHTPGSRSLSNPAASGSSGR
- the gmk gene encoding guanylate kinase, with product MPSRRRPCWPNSAPAKRAEPRKQHRRPRQPRRLRLPTLPWEGPWKAARFRGRLIVLSGPSGVGKSTIAEAILRRRPDLETVTSRTTRPPRPGDGVGKAYEHVSPDEFERLRASGELLESAVVHGERYGTPREPVERLLGEGRDVLLEIDLQGARQVKARRRDAVTIFLEPPSWEALENRLRARRTEDDERLRRRLETAKEELAAAGEFDHRVVNDQLERAVDQVNRILKQGPQGEKR
- the rpoZ gene encoding DNA-directed RNA polymerase subunit omega, whose product is MAKMTMMEPRIDELLDQVDSKYTLVIMAAKRARQINAYYSQLGEGIGEYVPPLVPHAPDDKALSTALKEISAQKVAYERLAEGIK
- the coaBC gene encoding bifunctional phosphopantothenoylcysteine decarboxylase/phosphopantothenate--cysteine ligase CoaBC, whose translation is MPGRPQIDAGALRGARILLGVSGGIACYKAVEVARLLTKRGARVQVVMTEAATRFVGPITFSSLTKRPVYTGLFDEQDRVLHVRLAREADLVLVAPATANVLAKMANGLADDLLSAVLLTATCPIVVAPAMHTEMWEHAATRANLATVRERGVTVVDPEAGELAGGDDGIGRLAEPASIVEAVAETFAHGRDLAGVRMLVTAGGTQEPIDPVRFIGNRSSGKMGFAIATEAALRGAAVTLITGPTWLEDPDRVEVVRIRTAAEMRDVVLGRFAETDVVVKAAAVADFRPVNAAGSKIKKDEGLPTITLERTDDILAELGRTKTHQLLVGFSAETDDAVAQGRKKLAAKHLDFIVVNTVGQGRGFEVDDNAAVILGADGTEDELPLQTKRSLARGICDRVAQARRR